From a single Nicotiana tabacum cultivar K326 chromosome 8, ASM71507v2, whole genome shotgun sequence genomic region:
- the LOC107773625 gene encoding homeobox protein knotted-1-like LET12 isoform X1 gives MAFQDHFSQELALQQHQQQNVDDDVSDQSMSFSMKLSQQYRGERVDEVSNNNNNNNNNNNDSWENEKYKADILNHHLCDQLLSAHVACLRIATPVDQLPRIDEQLTESQNSVAKYYVVGQSQRPIDDKDLDQFMTHYVLLLSSFKEQLQQHVRVHAMEAVMACWEIDQSLQNLTGVGPGEGTGATMSDDDDDQTESETNTNCYNGVLDVSDSTGFGPLVPTESERFLMERVRQELKQEFKQGYKEKIVDIREEILRKRRAGKLPGDTTSALKAWWKSHSKWPYPTEEDKAKLVQETGLQLKQVNNWFINQRKRNWHTTSSSSSTQKSKRKSSAGEKSRNDHFS, from the exons ATGGCGTTTCAGGACCATTTTTCTCAAGAATTAGCTCtacaacaacaccaacaacaaaacGTCGACGACGACGTTTCGGATCAGTCGATGAGCTTCTCGATGAAGCTAAGTCAACAATATAGAGGAGAGAGGGTCGACGAGgtcagtaacaacaacaacaataataataataataataacgacaGTTGGGAAAACGAGAAATATAAAGCGGATATTTTGAACCATCATTTGTGTGATCAATTGTTGTCGGCACACGTGGCTTGTCTGAGAATCGCGACGCCGGTGGACCAGTTGCCGAGGATCGACGAGCAGTTGACGGAGTCTCAGAATTCGGTGGCTAAGTACTATGTTGTTGGCCAAAGTCAACGGCCTATCGATGATAAAGACCTTGATCAATTTATG ACACATTATGTTCTGCTGCTCTCTTCCTTTAAAGAGCAACTGCAACAACATGTTCGTGTCCATGCAATGGAAGCAGTCATGGCTTGTTGGGAGATTGATCAATCTCTACAAAACTTAACTG GGGTAGGACCAGGAGAAGGTACAGGTGCAACTATGTCAGACGATGATGATGACCAAACAGAAAGTGAGACAAACACAAACTGTTATAATGGAGTTTTAGATGTATCAGATAGCACTGGTTTTGGTCCTCTTGTACCTACTGAAAGTGAGAGGTTCTTAATGGAACGTGTGAGGCAAGAATTGAAACAGGAATTCAAACAG ggtTACAAGGAAAAGATTGTTGACATTAGAGAAGAAATTTTACGCAAAAGAAGAGCAGGAAAGCTGCCTGGTGACACTACATCTGCCTTGAAAGCTTGGTGGAAGTCACATTCCAAGTGGCCTTATCCTACA GAGGAAGATAAAGCAAAGTTAGTGCAAGAGACAGGGTTGCAACTAAAACAGGTCAACAATTGGTTCATCAACCAAAGGAAAAGGAACTGGCACActacatcatcatcatcttctacACAGAAAAGCAAACGAAAGAG TAGTGCAGGTGAAAAATCAAGGAATGATCACTTTTCATGA
- the LOC107773625 gene encoding homeobox protein knotted-1-like LET12 isoform X2 produces MAFQDHFSQELALQQHQQQNVDDDVSDQSMSFSMKLSQQYRGERVDEVSNNNNNNNNNNNDSWENEKYKADILNHHLCDQLLSAHVACLRIATPVDQLPRIDEQLTESQNSVAKYYVVGQSQRPIDDKDLDQFMTHYVLLLSSFKEQLQQHVRVHAMEAVMACWEIDQSLQNLTGVGPGEGTGATMSDDDDDQTESETNTNCYNGVLDVSDSTGFGPLVPTESERFLMERVRQELKQEFKQGYKEKIVDIREEILRKRRAGKLPGDTTSALKAWWKSHSKWPYPTEEDKAKLVQETGLQLKQVNNWFINQRKRNWHTTSSSSSTQKSKRKSAGEKSRNDHFS; encoded by the exons ATGGCGTTTCAGGACCATTTTTCTCAAGAATTAGCTCtacaacaacaccaacaacaaaacGTCGACGACGACGTTTCGGATCAGTCGATGAGCTTCTCGATGAAGCTAAGTCAACAATATAGAGGAGAGAGGGTCGACGAGgtcagtaacaacaacaacaataataataataataataacgacaGTTGGGAAAACGAGAAATATAAAGCGGATATTTTGAACCATCATTTGTGTGATCAATTGTTGTCGGCACACGTGGCTTGTCTGAGAATCGCGACGCCGGTGGACCAGTTGCCGAGGATCGACGAGCAGTTGACGGAGTCTCAGAATTCGGTGGCTAAGTACTATGTTGTTGGCCAAAGTCAACGGCCTATCGATGATAAAGACCTTGATCAATTTATG ACACATTATGTTCTGCTGCTCTCTTCCTTTAAAGAGCAACTGCAACAACATGTTCGTGTCCATGCAATGGAAGCAGTCATGGCTTGTTGGGAGATTGATCAATCTCTACAAAACTTAACTG GGGTAGGACCAGGAGAAGGTACAGGTGCAACTATGTCAGACGATGATGATGACCAAACAGAAAGTGAGACAAACACAAACTGTTATAATGGAGTTTTAGATGTATCAGATAGCACTGGTTTTGGTCCTCTTGTACCTACTGAAAGTGAGAGGTTCTTAATGGAACGTGTGAGGCAAGAATTGAAACAGGAATTCAAACAG ggtTACAAGGAAAAGATTGTTGACATTAGAGAAGAAATTTTACGCAAAAGAAGAGCAGGAAAGCTGCCTGGTGACACTACATCTGCCTTGAAAGCTTGGTGGAAGTCACATTCCAAGTGGCCTTATCCTACA GAGGAAGATAAAGCAAAGTTAGTGCAAGAGACAGGGTTGCAACTAAAACAGGTCAACAATTGGTTCATCAACCAAAGGAAAAGGAACTGGCACActacatcatcatcatcttctacACAGAAAAGCAAACGAAAGAG TGCAGGTGAAAAATCAAGGAATGATCACTTTTCATGA
- the LOC107773625 gene encoding homeobox protein knotted-1-like LET12 isoform X3 — MAFQDHFSQELALQQHQQQNVDDDVSDQSMSFSMKLSQQYRGERVDEVSNNNNNNNNNNNDSWENEKYKADILNHHLCDQLLSAHVACLRIATPVDQLPRIDEQLTESQNSVAKYYVVGQSQRPIDDKDLDQFMTHYVLLLSSFKEQLQQHVRVHAMEAVMACWEIDQSLQNLTGVGPGEGTGATMSDDDDDQTESETNTNCYNGVLDVSDSTGFGPLVPTESERFLMERVRQELKQEFKQGYKEKIVDIREEILRKRRAGKLPGDTTSALKAWWKSHSKWPYPTEEDKAKLVQETGLQLKQVNNWFINQRKRNWHTTSSSSSTQKSKRKR; from the exons ATGGCGTTTCAGGACCATTTTTCTCAAGAATTAGCTCtacaacaacaccaacaacaaaacGTCGACGACGACGTTTCGGATCAGTCGATGAGCTTCTCGATGAAGCTAAGTCAACAATATAGAGGAGAGAGGGTCGACGAGgtcagtaacaacaacaacaataataataataataataacgacaGTTGGGAAAACGAGAAATATAAAGCGGATATTTTGAACCATCATTTGTGTGATCAATTGTTGTCGGCACACGTGGCTTGTCTGAGAATCGCGACGCCGGTGGACCAGTTGCCGAGGATCGACGAGCAGTTGACGGAGTCTCAGAATTCGGTGGCTAAGTACTATGTTGTTGGCCAAAGTCAACGGCCTATCGATGATAAAGACCTTGATCAATTTATG ACACATTATGTTCTGCTGCTCTCTTCCTTTAAAGAGCAACTGCAACAACATGTTCGTGTCCATGCAATGGAAGCAGTCATGGCTTGTTGGGAGATTGATCAATCTCTACAAAACTTAACTG GGGTAGGACCAGGAGAAGGTACAGGTGCAACTATGTCAGACGATGATGATGACCAAACAGAAAGTGAGACAAACACAAACTGTTATAATGGAGTTTTAGATGTATCAGATAGCACTGGTTTTGGTCCTCTTGTACCTACTGAAAGTGAGAGGTTCTTAATGGAACGTGTGAGGCAAGAATTGAAACAGGAATTCAAACAG ggtTACAAGGAAAAGATTGTTGACATTAGAGAAGAAATTTTACGCAAAAGAAGAGCAGGAAAGCTGCCTGGTGACACTACATCTGCCTTGAAAGCTTGGTGGAAGTCACATTCCAAGTGGCCTTATCCTACA GAGGAAGATAAAGCAAAGTTAGTGCAAGAGACAGGGTTGCAACTAAAACAGGTCAACAATTGGTTCATCAACCAAAGGAAAAGGAACTGGCACActacatcatcatcatcttctacACAGAAAAGCAAACGAAAGAG GTGA